From the Maioricimonas rarisocia genome, one window contains:
- the tatC gene encoding twin-arginine translocase subunit TatC — translation MAQHSKDLFDDATMTFGEHLEVLRVHLFKALIGLVFGVIFALFFGTQIIAIIRKPIDDALEYHAQLTGEELNVEDDLETVQETDWWAYFLEQMGFRKPAGDGELPGDEPLEDGDGTGTPVDPAESPDLEPAVELGAPEIEIAVRPGDLLQALHEADPENFPAPADDLPARRIRLIVAAPEFAEFKSVAERSRQAVTLNVQEAFMTYLKVSLIAGLVITSPWVFFQIWQFVAAGLYKNERKFVYIYGTLSLFLFVLGVVFCFFLVFPFVLDFLLGFNRMMKIVPQIRLSEWISFAIILPLMFGLSFQLPLVMKFLQAISIFEVNDYRSKRRLAVLVIATLSMFLTPADPMSMLLMMCPLVVLYELGIVLCRMSGGGNPFGAEPA, via the coding sequence GTGGCCCAGCATTCGAAAGACCTGTTCGACGACGCGACGATGACCTTCGGCGAGCACCTCGAAGTGCTCCGCGTGCATCTGTTCAAGGCCCTCATCGGCCTGGTGTTCGGCGTCATCTTCGCCCTGTTTTTCGGTACGCAGATCATCGCCATCATCCGCAAGCCGATTGACGATGCGCTCGAGTACCACGCCCAGCTGACCGGCGAGGAACTGAACGTCGAAGACGACCTGGAGACCGTCCAGGAAACCGACTGGTGGGCCTATTTCCTCGAGCAGATGGGGTTCCGCAAGCCCGCCGGCGACGGCGAACTGCCGGGAGACGAACCTCTTGAAGATGGTGACGGGACCGGGACGCCTGTCGATCCCGCCGAGAGCCCCGACCTCGAGCCGGCCGTCGAACTGGGGGCGCCCGAAATTGAAATTGCCGTCCGCCCGGGCGATCTGCTCCAGGCACTCCATGAGGCGGACCCGGAGAACTTCCCGGCACCGGCCGACGACCTTCCTGCGCGGCGGATCCGGCTGATCGTCGCCGCCCCGGAGTTCGCGGAGTTCAAATCGGTTGCCGAACGGTCCCGTCAGGCCGTGACGCTGAACGTTCAGGAGGCCTTCATGACCTACCTGAAGGTGTCGCTGATCGCCGGACTGGTGATTACCAGCCCCTGGGTCTTCTTCCAGATCTGGCAGTTCGTGGCCGCGGGCCTGTACAAGAACGAGCGGAAATTCGTCTACATCTACGGCACGCTGAGTCTGTTTCTGTTCGTGCTGGGAGTGGTGTTCTGCTTCTTCCTGGTCTTCCCGTTCGTGCTCGACTTCCTGCTCGGCTTCAACCGGATGATGAAGATCGTGCCACAGATCCGCCTGTCGGAGTGGATCAGCTTCGCGATCATCCTGCCGCTGATGTTCGGGCTGAGCTTCCAGTTGCCGCTGGTGATGAAGTTCCTGCAGGCAATTTCGATCTTTGAGGTGAACGATTACCGGTCGAAGCGTCGACTGGCCGTGCTGGTGATCGCGACACTGTCGATGTTTCTGACGCCCGCCGACCCGATGAGCATGCTGCTGATGATGTGTCCGCTGGTGGTTCTCTACGAACTGGGGATCGTGCTGTGTCGCATGTCGGGTGGTGGTAACCCGTTTGGCGCCGAGCCGGCCTGA
- a CDS encoding NAD(P) transhydrogenase subunit alpha, with the protein MPIHLTLLLAETADAPAVASTGAGSLIAALTIFVLAVIVGVEVITKIPPTLHTPLMSGSNAISGITVVGALLAAGAEHFDFAKFLGLMAVILATVNVVGGFMVTHRMLGKFQRRD; encoded by the coding sequence ATGCCCATCCACCTGACGCTGCTGCTGGCCGAGACCGCAGACGCCCCGGCTGTTGCAAGTACCGGTGCCGGCTCCCTGATCGCGGCCCTCACGATCTTTGTTCTGGCGGTGATTGTGGGTGTGGAAGTCATCACCAAGATTCCGCCGACCCTGCATACGCCCCTGATGTCCGGCTCGAATGCCATTTCCGGGATCACAGTGGTCGGGGCTCTACTGGCTGCCGGTGCAGAACATTTCGATTTCGCCAAGTTTCTCGGCCTGATGGCCGTCATTCTGGCCACGGTCAACGTGGTGGGCGGATTTATGGTCACGCACCGCATGCTGGGCAAATTCCAGCGTCGCGACTGA
- the ruvA gene encoding Holliday junction branch migration protein RuvA — protein MITRITGTLVELSGTEATIAAGAFEYEVFVPDFVRRQLQSQVDREVSLRTIEFLDGNVQKGGRLTPRLIGFLHKAERDFFDMICQVDGVGVKKALQAMVRPVHEVAEAIEEQDVKFLSTLPGIGPAVAERIIAKLRRKMAKFALLIERDVPPESQTGQDVLNEGYEALLALGHSPAEAREKIEQAAQAKGKFKNVEDLIQQVYLQQRPQ, from the coding sequence GTGATCACCAGGATTACCGGAACACTTGTCGAACTCTCGGGAACCGAAGCCACGATCGCGGCCGGCGCCTTCGAATACGAAGTCTTCGTGCCCGATTTCGTCCGCAGGCAACTGCAGTCCCAGGTCGACCGCGAAGTCAGCCTGAGGACGATCGAATTCCTCGACGGAAACGTACAGAAGGGAGGCCGGCTGACGCCCCGGCTGATCGGCTTCCTTCACAAGGCCGAACGGGACTTCTTCGACATGATCTGTCAGGTGGACGGAGTCGGTGTCAAAAAGGCACTGCAGGCGATGGTTCGCCCGGTTCACGAAGTGGCCGAAGCGATCGAGGAACAGGACGTCAAATTCCTCAGCACGCTGCCCGGGATCGGTCCGGCCGTGGCCGAGCGGATCATCGCGAAGCTTCGCCGCAAGATGGCGAAATTCGCCCTGCTGATCGAACGCGACGTGCCACCGGAGTCCCAGACGGGGCAGGACGTGCTCAACGAAGGGTACGAGGCGCTGCTGGCGCTGGGGCATTCGCCGGCGGAGGCCCGCGAGAAGATCGAACAGGCGGCTCAGGCGAAGGGAAAGTTCAAGAACGTGGAAGATCTGATTCAACAGGTCTACCTGCAGCAACGCCCCCAGTGA
- a CDS encoding Re/Si-specific NAD(P)(+) transhydrogenase subunit alpha — protein MIIGVPRETFPGERRVGLVPTAVKPLTRLGAELLVESQAGLAAGYPDQAYVDAGARIAASRDEVFSTADLLVQVRAAASNPATGQADLEKLREGQFLIAMCDPLSDPQAMVNSADRGAMIFSLELVPRITRAQSMDVLSSMATIAGYKAVLLAANQLPQMFPMMMTAAGTLAPARVFVVGAGVAGLQAIATAKRLGAVVLGYDVRPAVKEQVESLGAKFVEMELEAAEGKGGYAREMDEEFYRKQREMMLRVVAECDVVITTAAIPGKKAPILITEEMVQAMPPGSAIVDLAAERGGNCELTKAGEVVEAHDVTILGPLNIPSDIPRHASQMYSNNVTTFLKSLVKDGKVVLDLTDEVIAGTLVTRGGKCVHPFVRELAGLPPLEEEEQAAADPSAAGSQPPPEGADSLPELEDTDAAQSGSASQSDDEPPADTYRLSEGD, from the coding sequence GTGATTATCGGTGTTCCCAGGGAAACGTTTCCGGGTGAGCGGCGGGTCGGTCTGGTCCCGACTGCGGTCAAACCCCTGACCCGGCTCGGAGCCGAACTGCTCGTGGAATCTCAGGCAGGGCTGGCGGCGGGCTACCCGGACCAGGCCTACGTGGACGCCGGTGCGCGGATCGCCGCCAGTCGCGACGAGGTCTTCTCGACTGCCGACCTGCTGGTCCAGGTGCGGGCAGCCGCGAGCAATCCGGCCACCGGGCAGGCGGACCTGGAGAAGCTTCGTGAGGGGCAGTTCCTGATCGCCATGTGCGATCCGCTGTCCGACCCGCAGGCAATGGTCAACAGCGCCGACCGGGGGGCGATGATCTTCTCGCTCGAACTGGTCCCTCGCATCACGCGGGCCCAGAGCATGGACGTCCTGTCGTCGATGGCGACGATTGCCGGCTACAAGGCGGTTCTGCTGGCCGCCAACCAGCTGCCGCAGATGTTTCCGATGATGATGACCGCCGCGGGCACGCTGGCTCCGGCACGGGTGTTCGTCGTCGGTGCCGGTGTTGCGGGACTTCAGGCCATCGCCACCGCCAAGCGTCTCGGAGCCGTCGTGCTGGGCTACGATGTTCGTCCCGCCGTGAAGGAGCAGGTGGAGAGCCTCGGCGCGAAGTTCGTCGAGATGGAACTCGAAGCGGCCGAGGGGAAGGGTGGCTATGCCCGCGAAATGGACGAGGAATTCTACCGCAAACAGCGGGAAATGATGCTGCGGGTCGTCGCCGAGTGTGACGTCGTTATCACCACCGCGGCCATCCCCGGCAAGAAGGCCCCCATTCTCATTACCGAGGAGATGGTGCAGGCGATGCCGCCCGGATCGGCCATCGTCGATCTCGCGGCGGAACGGGGAGGCAACTGCGAACTGACAAAGGCCGGCGAAGTGGTCGAGGCGCACGATGTGACGATCCTCGGACCGCTGAACATTCCGTCGGACATTCCCCGGCACGCCAGCCAGATGTATTCGAACAATGTCACGACATTTCTGAAGTCGCTGGTGAAGGACGGCAAGGTCGTGCTCGATCTGACGGACGAAGTCATTGCGGGAACGCTGGTGACGCGGGGAGGCAAATGCGTGCACCCGTTCGTCCGCGAACTGGCCGGTCTGCCGCCGCTCGAAGAAGAGGAACAGGCCGCGGCCGATCCGTCGGCTGCAGGATCACAACCGCCCCCCGAGGGCGCCGACAGTCTCCCTGAACTCGAAGATACGGATGCGGCACAATCCGGATCGGCGTCGCAGAGCGATGACGAGCCGCCTGCCGACACCTACCGGCTTTCCGAAGGCGACTGA
- a CDS encoding cytochrome c oxidase subunit 3, with protein MALVIRTPVPDRRSEGLSRQARRFFLIGIGAISVAAGLAWVTIRLAGAGLQGAFPVFPPPFIASTLLLVFGSVAMHRAVHYVRYERQRLFRRWLLVALGTGVLFMAAQLVGLWMMLPHERGPASTSLGATPFVMVLTVLHALHFFVAVLAVVFVASKALDHRYDHEYHWGVTFTAWFWHFLGVVWLGILAVFAIIW; from the coding sequence ATGGCCCTGGTGATACGCACACCCGTACCGGATCGACGTTCCGAGGGATTGAGCCGGCAGGCACGCCGGTTCTTTCTGATCGGGATCGGCGCGATCTCGGTTGCGGCCGGTCTGGCGTGGGTGACGATCCGGCTGGCCGGTGCGGGGCTTCAGGGGGCTTTTCCTGTCTTTCCGCCGCCGTTTATCGCGAGTACGCTGCTGCTCGTCTTCGGCAGCGTGGCGATGCACCGGGCTGTGCATTACGTGAGGTACGAGCGGCAGCGGCTGTTTCGCCGCTGGTTGCTGGTCGCACTGGGGACGGGCGTGCTGTTCATGGCGGCGCAGCTGGTCGGCCTGTGGATGATGCTGCCGCATGAGCGGGGACCGGCCAGCACGTCGCTGGGAGCCACGCCGTTTGTAATGGTTCTGACGGTACTGCATGCCCTGCACTTCTTCGTTGCGGTACTGGCTGTCGTCTTTGTCGCTTCAAAGGCACTGGACCACCGTTACGACCACGAGTATCACTGGGGGGTCACCTTCACGGCGTGGTTCTGGCATTTCCTTGGCGTTGTGTGGTTGGGAATCCTCGCCGTATTCGCCATCATCTGGTGA
- a CDS encoding NAD(P)(+) transhydrogenase (Re/Si-specific) subunit beta — translation MNRTWIDLAYLVAAVLFIFGLKGLTRPRTAVRGNLTGACAMLLAVIVTLFDQQVLTFGTILTGIVIGGAIGALFATRVKMEQMPEMVALFNGFGGVASTLVAGAEFLRTDDATTDVAIATAASGLIGTVTLSGSLVAFAKLAEFKFMKKVKPLPMSNIVNGVLGLVALLLCGLLVANPATDTYYWLIVLVALGLGYSLTIAIGGADMPVVIALLNSYSGLAAAATGFVLQNNVLIISGSLVGASGIILTMIMCDAMNRSLPAVLFGTLGPSADTKSADEVYTNVKSTSAEEVAMLLDVARRVVIVPGYGMAVAQAQHSVRDLANLLMERGMEVEFGIHPVAGRMPGHMNVLLAEADIPYDLLKEMDDINSTMEQTDVCIVIGANDTVNPDARTNPNSPIAGMPIINVDKARTSVVIKRSLSPGFAGIPNPLFSADNALMLFGDGKDAVTDIITAIKEG, via the coding sequence TTGAATCGCACCTGGATTGACCTCGCCTATCTGGTCGCCGCAGTTCTGTTCATCTTCGGTCTGAAGGGACTGACCCGTCCCCGGACGGCCGTGCGAGGCAACCTGACCGGTGCCTGCGCCATGCTGCTGGCGGTGATTGTCACGCTGTTCGATCAGCAGGTCCTGACGTTCGGCACGATCCTGACCGGTATCGTCATCGGTGGAGCCATCGGCGCTCTCTTCGCCACTCGCGTGAAGATGGAGCAGATGCCGGAAATGGTTGCCCTGTTCAACGGCTTCGGTGGTGTTGCCTCCACCCTCGTGGCCGGGGCCGAGTTCCTGCGCACCGACGACGCCACGACCGACGTCGCGATCGCCACGGCCGCCTCGGGGCTGATCGGGACGGTGACGCTTTCCGGCAGTCTCGTCGCCTTCGCCAAACTGGCCGAATTCAAGTTCATGAAGAAGGTCAAGCCGCTGCCGATGTCGAACATCGTCAACGGCGTTCTGGGCCTCGTTGCCCTCCTGCTGTGCGGCCTGCTCGTCGCCAATCCCGCGACAGACACCTACTACTGGCTGATCGTCCTCGTCGCCCTGGGACTGGGCTACAGCCTGACGATCGCCATCGGCGGTGCCGACATGCCGGTGGTGATTGCCCTGCTGAACTCCTACTCGGGTCTGGCTGCTGCGGCGACCGGTTTCGTGCTGCAGAACAACGTGCTGATTATCTCCGGTTCGCTCGTCGGTGCGTCGGGAATCATCCTGACGATGATCATGTGCGACGCGATGAATCGCTCGTTGCCGGCCGTGCTGTTCGGAACACTGGGACCGTCGGCGGACACGAAATCGGCCGACGAGGTGTACACGAACGTCAAATCGACCTCGGCCGAAGAGGTCGCCATGCTGCTGGATGTCGCCCGTCGGGTGGTGATCGTCCCCGGCTACGGAATGGCGGTTGCCCAGGCACAGCACTCCGTCCGGGACCTGGCCAACCTGCTGATGGAACGTGGGATGGAGGTCGAGTTCGGGATTCATCCGGTCGCCGGCCGCATGCCGGGTCACATGAATGTCCTGCTCGCCGAGGCAGATATTCCGTACGATCTCCTCAAGGAGATGGACGACATCAACTCGACGATGGAACAGACGGACGTCTGCATCGTGATCGGGGCCAACGACACGGTGAATCCCGATGCCCGCACGAACCCCAACAGCCCGATCGCCGGCATGCCGATCATCAACGTCGACAAGGCCCGCACCAGCGTCGTCATCAAGCGCAGCCTCTCGCCGGGCTTTGCCGGGATTCCCAATCCGCTGTTTTCCGCGGACAATGCCCTGATGCTCTTCGGCGACGGCAAGGACGCGGTCACCGATATTATCACTGCGATCAAGGAAGGCTGA